A segment of the Sphingopyxis sp. OAS728 genome:
CTGCTGCCGCGCTACCGCGCCGAAGGCAAAAGCTATGTCACCATCGCCTTTGGATGCACCGGCGGGCGGCACCGGTCGGTCCATGTCGCGGCGCGTGTTGCCCAAACGCTACGCGAATCCGGATATGAGCCAGTGCTGACCCACCGCAATCTTGACTCTGCCCCGCAAGATGGGCTTGAGGGCAAGCCCCCGCCCGCGGCTTCCGCGCCCGGCGGCAAAAGATAAGGGTCGACGACTGCATGGCGAACGATAAGGCTCTGCCGCTTCTGGGAATGGTGCTCGTCACGCACGGCCGCCTTGCCGAGGAAATGGTGCGTGCGATGGAGCATGTCGTCGGTCCCCAGCGGGCGATCGCGACCGTCTGCATCGGCCCGAACGACAATATGGAAATGCGCCGCAAGGAAATCGCCGACGCGATTCGCAAGGTCGACGAAGGTCGCGGCGTCGTGATGCTGACCGACCTGTTCGGCGGCACCCCCTCGAACCTCGCGATCAGCCTGCTCGAGTCGGGGCGCACCGAGGTGATCGCGGGCGTCAACCTGCCGATGTTGATCCGCCTCGAAAGCGCGCGCAAGACGATGGAACTGCGTGCCGCGGTGATCGCGGCGAAGGAAGCCGGCCAGAAATATATTTCGGTCGCGTCGGAAATGTTGGGAGTGGGCCCTTGAACGAAAATTCCGAGACGGTCGAAATCACCAACCAGCGCGGCCTGCACGCGCGCGCGAGCGCCAAGTTCGTTACCTTCGTCAGCCGGCTGCCCGAAAGCGTCTCGGTCGAGGTCGAAAAGGGCGGATCGCGCGTCAACGGAACCTCGATCATGGGTCTGATGATGCTCGGCGCCGCCAAGGGCGATTCGATCACGATCCACACCAAGGGCGACGGCGCCGACGCGGCGCTGCTGAAGCTCGTCGGGCTGGTCAAGGACAGCTTCGGCGAGGATTGACCGGATGACCGGTCGCCGTTCCCAAATCGAGAGCCTGTCGAACCCGCTGGTCAAGCGGATGCGGCTGCTGCGCGAGAAGCGCCATCGCCGTGCCGAGGGGCTGTTCCTCGCCGAGGGTCTGCGCATCGCGACCGAGGCGCGCGAGGCGGGGGTGTTGCCGCAATGGCTGTTCCTCGGCCCCGAGGGCGATACGCACCCGCTCGCGGCGGCGCTGGTCGCCGATACGCTGGCGACGGGCGGCGAGGTCATCGACACAACCGGCGCGATCCTCTCGAAATTGTCGGGCAAGGATAATCCGCAGACCGTCGTCGGAATCTATGCCGAGCCGCAAACGACACTCGCCGACCTCGACCGCGATGCCGCGCCGATCTGGCTCGTTGCCGAGCGGCTGCGCGATCCCGGCAATCTCGGCACGATGCTGCGCACCGGCGACGCCGTCGGCGCGGGCGGGCTGATCCTGCTCGACGAATCGACCGACCCCTATGCGGTCGAGGCCGTGCGCGCGAGCATGGGCGCGATCTTCACGCAGAAGCTGGTGGTGGCGCGGTGGGAGGAATTCCTGCCGTGGCTGCGGCAAGGTGCGGGACAGCTCGTCGCGACCTGGCTTGGCGACGACACCGAGGATTATCAGGCGGTGCGCTACACCGCGCCGACCTTCATCCTCACAGGCAATGAATCGCAGGGCATGCCGGGCGACTATGCCGCCGCCGCCGATGTGCGCGTCAAGATGCCGATGATGGGCAAGGCCGACAGCCTCAATGCCGCGGTCGCGACCGCGGTGATGGCCTATGAGGTGCTGAACCAGCGGCGAAGTTGAGCCGCACGATCCATTCAGCACGCAGCCAGTGGCGTGCTACTATCTACCTCTTCCCCGTCCGCATCGAGCGAAGTCGAGATGCCCCTCGGCGTAGCACGACCCCGACGGGTGTCTCGACTTCGCTCGACACGAACGGAAATCAAGGAGGTGTTCAATGCCCAAGTTTGCGCCGCTTCTTGCTTCGCTCCTCGCCCTCGCCGCCTGCGCCCCCGCCGCCGAGGCACCGCCGCAAAGCCCCGGCGAACAGCCCGCCGCCTATATGGCGCTCGGCACCGAGCCCGGCTGGACGCTCGAAATCACGCCGTCGCGGCTCAATTTCGACGGCGACTATGGCGAGACCAAGATCATGGTGCCGAACCCCGGCGCGAAGCCGTCGTTCAACGGCGAGCGCTATGTCACCGGCCGGCTGACCGTCGACATCACGCACACCGAATGCAGCGACGGCATGAGCGACCGCCGCTATCGCGACACGGTGACCGTGACCGCCGACGGCAAGACGGTGAAGGGATGCGGCGGCAAGATCCTGCCGCCAACCGAGCTTGCGGGAACCAACTGGAGCTTCGTGTCGATCGGCGGCGTCGCTGTGACGGCGGATCGGCCGACGGCGCTGCAATTCGACGGCAACCGGATGAGCGGCAGCGCGGGCTGCAATCGCTTTTCGGGGACCTATTCGGTCGATGGCCGGACGCTCAAGGCCGGACCGCTGATGGCGACCGAAATGGCGTGTCCGGGCATGGAGCTGGAACAGGCCTTTTTCAAACTGATGGCGAGCCCGGTCAGCTTGACCTTTGCCGACGACGGGACGCTGATCCTGACGGGCAGCGAAGGCCGGACGGCGGTGTTGAAGCGGGTGATTTAGACCGCTCCGCTCCTCCGTTCGTGTCGAGCGAAGTCGAGACACCCATCGGTATGCCCAACCTCGCGGCATCTCGACTTCGCTCGATGCGAACGGGATTTGAGGTTTGAGGATGGGGCTATTCGCCCGCGTCGTTGACCGCCGCAGGCGCCGCCGCGAGCTTCGCCAGCGGCCGCGCCGCCTGCTCCGCAACGGGGAGCGCCGGGATTTCCTTGTCGCCGGTTTCGATATCGAGCGCCTCGAAGCGCTTCGCCTGCGTCAGCACTTGGCTTTCGAAACTGCCGACAAAGGCATTATACGCGCCCGTCGCCTGGTCGAGATTGCGCCCGACCTTGGCGATGTGCGAGCCCATCACCGACATGCGCGCATAAAGATCCTTGCCGAGCGCGGCGATCTCGCGCGCCTGATTGGCGAGCTTTTCCTGCCGCCACACCGCCGCGACGGTGCGCGCGATCGCGATGAGGTTGGTCGGGGTCGCGAGCAGCACCTTGCGCTCGAACGCATAGTCCCAGAGGCCCGCATCCTGATCGAGTGCGGCAGCGAGGAAATGCTCGCCTGGCACGAACATCACGACGAAGTCGGGGGTGTCGTCGAACTGGTTCCAATAGGCCTTCGCGCCGAGTGTGTTCACATGCGCCTTCATCGCCGCGGCATGCGCGACCAGATGCGCCGCCTTCTCGCGCTCGTCGACCGCGCCGAACGCGTCCTGATAGGCGTTGAGCGAGACCTTGGCATCGATCACGAGATTCTGCCCGCCGGGTACGCGTACGACGACGTCGGGGCGAAGTCGCCCGCCGTCGCCCTCGACGCTCACCTCGGTCTGGAAATCGGCATGTTCGGAAAGCCCGCAGCTTTCGAGCACGTTGCGCAATTGCTGCTCGCCCCAACGCCCCCGCGCCTTCGGTGCGTTGCGCAGCGCGTTGACGAGCTTCGCCGCCTCGCTCGACACGCGCTCGGTACCCTCGCGCATCGCCGCGATCTGGCCGTGGAGCAGCCCGAAGGCATCGCGCCGCTCGGCCTCGACCTTGCCGACCGCTTCCTCATATTTCTGCAATCGCTCGTGGACCGGATTCAGCAGCGCCTTCAGATTCTGCCCCGCGGTCTCTTCGCTCTGCCGAAAGCGTGCATCGGCGCGTTCGAGAAAGGATTTTTGCGCCTCGCCGAGCATCGCCTGCCCCACCTCGCGGAACTGCGCCGTCAGCGCCGCCTGCGCGTCCTTCAATTGCGCGATCTGCGCATCATGCGCCTCGTCGCGCGCGCGCTGCTCGCTGAGCAAGGCGGCAAGCTGGATATCGGCCGTCTTGCGCGCCTCGGCCTCGGCAGCAAGATCTGTTACGGCGCTCCTGAACCGCTCCGAAAGCCCGTCGCGTTCGGCCTTGAGCGCTCCCGATTGGCGGCCGGCGAAAAGCCAGCCGATCAGGCCGCCGATGGCGAGGGCAACAAGGGCGACGACAAGCGAGCTTCCATCCATAAGAGGAACATAGGACGAACGCCGTCCCTCTGGCTAGTCCGTAATTTGTCCGGTCACAGCAATTCGCTCGACACATCGAGCTCGCGCACGCGGCGCTTCTGCCGCGCGGCGTCGACAAGGCGGCGCAGTTCCTCGCGCCGTTCGGCGGCACGTTCGATATGAGGGATGACGAGCGCCCCGTCGCGCGTCGTCTCGTCGCTCGAATCGATCGCGATCGTGCCGATGCCCGCCCATTGATTGATCAGCGTGAAATCCATCCGCACATCCTTGACGCGGTACAGCTCGATCTCGTCGATGCTTTTGACGAAGATGCCCTTGCGCAGGATCAGCCGGTCTTCGGTGAGTTCATAGGTGACATCGAGAAAGCGGATCCACTGGATCAGCGCGATGACCAGCCCGACGCCGACGAGGCAAAGCAGGAGCGTCAGCCATCCGGCGAGCGTGCCGCGCAGCCAGCCCCAGGTCGAGGAACGAAAGCGGTCGAGGACTTCGGGCATGAACGTCTCCTTCGGTCAGAGAAGATAGATGACGACGTAACGCGCGACCAGCGCCGCGAGGATCGCGATGCTCCAGCGGCGATCCTTCACCCACATCGCCGCGACCATCAGCGCGACCAGCACGATCGTCATAATCCATGCGACCGGGTGCGCCAATGCGGCCGCCAGCGCGGGCTGCGACGCATAATAGGCGAGCTGCGCCGCCAGGAGCGCAAGCAAAAGTCCGAGCACGACCCGGCGGACACGGAAATAATGGACGTCGAGGTTCGCGAAGCCCTCGGGATGCGACGGAAAGACCAGCCGCGCGGCGAGGAAATAGACACTCGCAAAAGCCGCGACACCGAGCAAGGCGGTGCTCGACACCGCAATATCGCCGCGCGCGACCCATGCCGCGCTCCAGAAGGAAAGCAGGTCGAGCATCACGAAAATCGCGAGCAGCGGGGTCAGCCAACCGATCGCGAACGTCTCGCGCTCCGCCTCCGCCGCAAAGCGCGTCTCGATCGCGCGGCCGAGCCCGCCGAGCAATTCGACCATCGAGAGGCCGAGCAGCAGGCTGTAGAGCGCGAAGACGAACTCGAAATCGTCCATCTACGATATGTCCCACGATGACGGCAGGATCGCGCGATAGGCGTCGAGCCCCGGCGCGCCGCCGACGATCATGCCCTGCGTGAGCAGCCAGTAATGGCGGACGATCTCGGCCTGTTGCTCGAGCCCGTACCGTTCGAGCAGCCAGCCGGGTTTAAGGCTGTAGCTGTACGTCGCGAAGGGATGGCGCATCAGCACCAGATACCAGCGCCCGCGCGTCTGCGCCTGCCAGACATGCGTCATTTCGTGGATGAACAGCCCCTGCAGCCGCTGCGACGCGGTGCTGAAATCCTCGCAATAAAGCTCGCCATGCGGGTTGAAATGCAGGCTTCCCATCGGCGCCATGACGATGTGGCGTGGTTGGAAGAATATCCATTTATGATTGTTCACGCGCACGCGGTCATAGGCGATCGCGTCGCCGAACACCGTCCTGGCGAGCGCGATTTCGCCGGTCGTCAGCGGTCGCGACGGACGCGGCACCCGCGTTTATTTCTTCGCAGCGTCCGGGGCCGCCTTTTCGGTGCCCTTTTCCATCGCACCATGATCCATCGCGCCATGATCGGCGGCCGCCTCGGCGCCTTCGGCCGGCTTGATCACCATGTCGAACAGGATGCGCTCATTATTATTGTTGGTGAAGACGAACGCCATCGGCAACTTGCCCGCGCGCACCGCGGCGCCGTTGATCCCCCAGATCATCAGATGCTTGCCGCCCTGCTTGAACACCAGATCGCCCTTCGCGGGCACATCGGCGCGGAGCAGCGGCTTCATCGTCACGACGCCATTCTCGCGCACGCTTTCGTGCATCTCGACGCGCTGCGCGAGGTCGGCGGTCACCGCGACGAGCTGGACCGGCTGCGGCCCGCCCTGGACACGGAAATAGCCGACCGCCGGACGGTCGGGCGTCGCCCCCATCACGATGTGGCCGCTGACGACGTTAAGCGGCTTGGCAGCGACCAGATTATCGCCGCAAGCCGTCAGGGCCAGCGCGGGCGCGGCGAGTGCAAGGATCGCAAAAGGTTTCATTTTGGGAGGACTCCGTAAAAGCGCGTCGTTTCCCGCCCTCGATAAGCCCTGAAAGCCCTTGTGCCAAGGATTAGCGCACCTATATCGCCCCCATAAACCCATGGACGGCGTGCCTTTTCAGGGCGCCGGAGAAGCAACAAGGACTGAATACCAATGGCCAAAGTGATCGGGATCGACCTCGGCACCACGAACAGCTGTGTCGCGGTGATGGAAGGCGGAAAACCCAAGGTTATCGAAAATGTCGAAGGCACGCGCACGACCCCGTCGATCGTCGCCTTTGCCAAGGATGGCGAGCGCCTGATCGGCCAGCCGGCGAAGCGCCAGGCCGTCACCAACCCCGAAAACACGATTTTTGCGGTGAAGCGCCTGATCGGCCGCCGCTTCGACGATCCCATGACCAAGAAGGACATGGAACTCGTCCCCTATACCATCGTCAAGGGCGCCAACGGCGACGCGTGGGTCAAGGCGGGCGGCGAGGATTATTCGCCGTCGCAGATCAGCGCGTTCATCCTTCAGAAGATGAAGGAAACCGCCGAAGCCTATCTGGGCGAAAAGGTCGAGCAGGCCGTCATCACCGTTCCCGCCTACTTCAACGACGCGCAGCGGCAGGCGACCAAGGACGCCGGCAAGATCGCGGGCCTCGAAGTGCTGCGCATCATCAACGAGCCGACCGCGGCCGCGCTCGCCTATGGCCTCGACAAGACCGAGAACAAGACGATCGCGGTCTATGACCTTGGTGGCGGCACCTTCGACATCTCGATCCTCGAGGTTGGCGACGGCGTGTTCGAAGTGAAGTCGACGAACGGCGACACCTTCCTCGGCGGCGAAGATTTCGACAGCAAGATCGTCGAATATCTCGCCGACGGCTTCAAGAAGGACGAAGGCATCGACCTTCGCGGCGACAAGCTCGCGCTCCAGCGCCTGAAGGAAGCCGCCGAAAAGGCGAAGATCGAACTGTCGTCGGCCGCGACGACCGAGGTCAACCTGCCCTTCATCACCGCCGACGCCAACGGGCCGAAGCATCTTGTGAAGACGATCACGCGTTCGGACCTCGAAAAGCTGGTCGAGGACCTCGTCAAGCGCACGCTCGAACCCTGCAAGAAGGCGATCAAGGACGCCGGCATTTCGGCGAGCGAGATCGACGAAGTCGTGCTCGTCGGCGGCATGACGCGCATGCCGCGCGTCCGCGAAGTCGTGAAAGATTTCTTCGGCAAGGAACCGCACACCGGCGTGAACCCCGATGAAGTCGTCGCGATCGGCGCCGCGATCCAGGCGGGCGTGCTGCAGGGCGACGTCAAGGACGTGCTGCTGCTCGACGTGACCCCGCTGAGCCTCGGCATCGAGACGCTGGGCGGCATCATGACCAAGATGATCGACCGCAACACGACGATCCCGACCAAGAAGTCGCAGGTCTATTCGACGGCCGACGACAATCAGTCGGCGGTGACGATCCGCGTGTTCCAGGGCGAGCGCGAAATGGCGCAGGACAACAAGATCCTCGGCCAGTTCGACCTCGTCGGCATCCCGCCCGCACCGCGCGGCGTACCGCAGATCGAAGTGACCTTCGACATCGACGCCAACGGCATCGTGTCGGTCCATGCCAAGGACAAGGGCACCGGCAAGGAACAGCAGATCAAGATCCAGGCCTCGGGCGGGCTCAGCGACGCGGACATCGACCAGATGGTCAAGGACGCCGAGCAGTTCGCCGAAGAGGACAAGACGCGCCGTGAGGCGGCCGAGGCGAAGAACAACGCCGAAAGCCTGATCCACTCGACCGAAAGCCAGCTCCGCGAGCATGGCGACAAGGTCGACGCGGGGCTGAAGTCGGAAATCGAAGCCGCGGTCGCCGAAGCCAAGACCGCGGTCGAAGGCGGCGATGCCGCCGCGATGACCGAAAAGAGCCAGGCGCTCGCGCAGGTCGCGATGAAGCTTGGCCAGGCGATCTACGAGAAGGAGCAGCAGTCGGCCGCATCCCCCGGCGGTGACGAAGCTGCGGGCGAAGCGAAGAGCGACGAAGACGTCGTCGACGCCGAATTCTCCGAAGTCGAAGACGACAAGAAGTAAGAAACTCCCCTGCCGGATCCGTTTCATGCGGGTCCGGCGGGCCGGAGGGGGCCTGTTTGACCTATGTCACTCGACATCGATTATTACGAACTGCTGGAAGTCGAGCGCACTGCCGACGACGCCGCGCTGAAGGCGAGCTACCGCAAGCTCGCGATGAAATATCACCCCGACAAGAATCCGGGGTGCGATGACAGCGAAGCGCGCTTCAAGGCGATCAGCGAAGCCTATGACTGCCTGAAGGATCCGCAAAAACGCGCCGCCTACGACCGTTTCGGCAAGGCGGGCGTCAACGGCGGTGCGGGCGGCTTCGGCGGCGGCAATGGCGGCGACTTCGGCGACATCGGCGATATTTTCGAATCGATCTTCGGATCGGCATTCGGCGGCGGCGGGCGCCAGCAGCGCGGTCCCGCGCGCGGCGCGGACCTGCGCTATGACATGGAGATCAAGCTCGAGGATGCCTTTGCCGGCGTCACGCGCGAGATTCAGGTCGATGTCGCGGCACGCTGCGACACGTGCGACGGATCGGGCGCCAAGCCCGGCACCCAGACCAACCGCTGCACGACCTGCGCCGGCCACGGCAAGGTGCGCGCGCAGCAGGGTTTCTTCATGGTCGAGCGCACCTGTCCGGCCTGTCAGGGCGCGGGCGAAGTCATCGCCGATCCCTGCAACACATGCCATGGCGAGGGGCGCGTCGACCGGCGCAAGACGCTGACCGTCAACATCCCCGCGGGGGTCGACGAGGGCACGCGCATCCGCCTGTCGGGCGAAGGCGAGAGCGGCGCACGCGGTGCGGCGCCGGGCGACCTCTATATTTTCCTCCACATGGCGCGGCACAAGGTCTTCGAACGCGA
Coding sequences within it:
- a CDS encoding PH domain-containing protein: MPEVLDRFRSSTWGWLRGTLAGWLTLLLCLVGVGLVIALIQWIRFLDVTYELTEDRLILRKGIFVKSIDEIELYRVKDVRMDFTLINQWAGIGTIAIDSSDETTRDGALVIPHIERAAERREELRRLVDAARQKRRVRELDVSSELL
- the dnaJ gene encoding molecular chaperone DnaJ, which translates into the protein MSLDIDYYELLEVERTADDAALKASYRKLAMKYHPDKNPGCDDSEARFKAISEAYDCLKDPQKRAAYDRFGKAGVNGGAGGFGGGNGGDFGDIGDIFESIFGSAFGGGGRQQRGPARGADLRYDMEIKLEDAFAGVTREIQVDVAARCDTCDGSGAKPGTQTNRCTTCAGHGKVRAQQGFFMVERTCPACQGAGEVIADPCNTCHGEGRVDRRKTLTVNIPAGVDEGTRIRLSGEGESGARGAAPGDLYIFLHMARHKVFEREGTTLFTRAPISFTTAALGGEISIPGLDGKKHDINIPAGIQSGKQLRQRGAGMPVLNGRGHGDLVVQIDVETPTKLTARQKELLCEFRETETGEECPASQGFFGRIKEMWDDLTD
- a CDS encoding META domain-containing protein, with amino-acid sequence MPKFAPLLASLLALAACAPAAEAPPQSPGEQPAAYMALGTEPGWTLEITPSRLNFDGDYGETKIMVPNPGAKPSFNGERYVTGRLTVDITHTECSDGMSDRRYRDTVTVTADGKTVKGCGGKILPPTELAGTNWSFVSIGGVAVTADRPTALQFDGNRMSGSAGCNRFSGTYSVDGRTLKAGPLMATEMACPGMELEQAFFKLMASPVSLTFADDGTLILTGSEGRTAVLKRVI
- the dnaK gene encoding molecular chaperone DnaK, which encodes MAKVIGIDLGTTNSCVAVMEGGKPKVIENVEGTRTTPSIVAFAKDGERLIGQPAKRQAVTNPENTIFAVKRLIGRRFDDPMTKKDMELVPYTIVKGANGDAWVKAGGEDYSPSQISAFILQKMKETAEAYLGEKVEQAVITVPAYFNDAQRQATKDAGKIAGLEVLRIINEPTAAALAYGLDKTENKTIAVYDLGGGTFDISILEVGDGVFEVKSTNGDTFLGGEDFDSKIVEYLADGFKKDEGIDLRGDKLALQRLKEAAEKAKIELSSAATTEVNLPFITADANGPKHLVKTITRSDLEKLVEDLVKRTLEPCKKAIKDAGISASEIDEVVLVGGMTRMPRVREVVKDFFGKEPHTGVNPDEVVAIGAAIQAGVLQGDVKDVLLLDVTPLSLGIETLGGIMTKMIDRNTTIPTKKSQVYSTADDNQSAVTIRVFQGEREMAQDNKILGQFDLVGIPPAPRGVPQIEVTFDIDANGIVSVHAKDKGTGKEQQIKIQASGGLSDADIDQMVKDAEQFAEEDKTRREAAEAKNNAESLIHSTESQLREHGDKVDAGLKSEIEAAVAEAKTAVEGGDAAAMTEKSQALAQVAMKLGQAIYEKEQQSAASPGGDEAAGEAKSDEDVVDAEFSEVEDDKK
- a CDS encoding PTS sugar transporter subunit IIA, which gives rise to MANDKALPLLGMVLVTHGRLAEEMVRAMEHVVGPQRAIATVCIGPNDNMEMRRKEIADAIRKVDEGRGVVMLTDLFGGTPSNLAISLLESGRTEVIAGVNLPMLIRLESARKTMELRAAVIAAKEAGQKYISVASEMLGVGP
- a CDS encoding vgr related protein, translated to MPRPSRPLTTGEIALARTVFGDAIAYDRVRVNNHKWIFFQPRHIVMAPMGSLHFNPHGELYCEDFSTASQRLQGLFIHEMTHVWQAQTRGRWYLVLMRHPFATYSYSLKPGWLLERYGLEQQAEIVRHYWLLTQGMIVGGAPGLDAYRAILPSSWDIS
- a CDS encoding HPr family phosphocarrier protein; the encoded protein is MNENSETVEITNQRGLHARASAKFVTFVSRLPESVSVEVEKGGSRVNGTSIMGLMMLGAAKGDSITIHTKGDGADAALLKLVGLVKDSFGED
- a CDS encoding TrmH family RNA methyltransferase, whose product is MTGRRSQIESLSNPLVKRMRLLREKRHRRAEGLFLAEGLRIATEAREAGVLPQWLFLGPEGDTHPLAAALVADTLATGGEVIDTTGAILSKLSGKDNPQTVVGIYAEPQTTLADLDRDAAPIWLVAERLRDPGNLGTMLRTGDAVGAGGLILLDESTDPYAVEAVRASMGAIFTQKLVVARWEEFLPWLRQGAGQLVATWLGDDTEDYQAVRYTAPTFILTGNESQGMPGDYAAAADVRVKMPMMGKADSLNAAVATAVMAYEVLNQRRS
- the rmuC gene encoding DNA recombination protein RmuC, which produces MDGSSLVVALVALAIGGLIGWLFAGRQSGALKAERDGLSERFRSAVTDLAAEAEARKTADIQLAALLSEQRARDEAHDAQIAQLKDAQAALTAQFREVGQAMLGEAQKSFLERADARFRQSEETAGQNLKALLNPVHERLQKYEEAVGKVEAERRDAFGLLHGQIAAMREGTERVSSEAAKLVNALRNAPKARGRWGEQQLRNVLESCGLSEHADFQTEVSVEGDGGRLRPDVVVRVPGGQNLVIDAKVSLNAYQDAFGAVDEREKAAHLVAHAAAMKAHVNTLGAKAYWNQFDDTPDFVVMFVPGEHFLAAALDQDAGLWDYAFERKVLLATPTNLIAIARTVAAVWRQEKLANQAREIAALGKDLYARMSVMGSHIAKVGRNLDQATGAYNAFVGSFESQVLTQAKRFEALDIETGDKEIPALPVAEQAARPLAKLAAAPAAVNDAGE
- a CDS encoding copper chaperone PCu(A)C is translated as MKPFAILALAAPALALTACGDNLVAAKPLNVVSGHIVMGATPDRPAVGYFRVQGGPQPVQLVAVTADLAQRVEMHESVRENGVVTMKPLLRADVPAKGDLVFKQGGKHLMIWGINGAAVRAGKLPMAFVFTNNNNERILFDMVIKPAEGAEAAADHGAMDHGAMEKGTEKAAPDAAKK